The window TCTTGCTCGCTCCATAGTTCCGGAAAAAATATTCTTCTTTGGTATTTAGGATGCATATACTTAACCCATTCGCTTCCTCCTGTTGCTTCAGCCGTTTTACCACCAATATTTAGGTAGTGATTTGCTGTATTATAATGAGCCATAACCCATTTAATATTCACAGTATGGTCGTAATGACGCATTGCATCTATTAATTGTTTATCGTCTTTAACACTTTGCGGCAATGCCTTAAACTTGGTGTAAAGATTATGTGTGTTGTAAAATTTTGTAAATCTAATAAATTCGTCTTTATATCTATCTTCAAAAACTGTTAATAAATAGCTTTTCTTACCTGTTTTATAGTCTTTTCCTGCTGCTTGCCAATATAAATGATCGAAAGCGTGTTCATAAGGTGTATTTCTATCAATAGTATCTCTAAATCGATTATCGATTAGATTAATAAGTTCTGTAGAAGCGAATTCTATTTTTCTGTATTGCGCACTTTGGAATCCACTTGCTGGAGTTAAGGTATTTCTGAATTTATTGTACTGTTCAACATCCATTCCATCTTTCATGATTACAAATGAAGAAGTAAGCATATCGAAATAACGACTTACACGCATTAATTTGTCTGTAAAAAATACAGCATCAAGATCTTCTTTATTTGCTACTTGATCAATCTCCCAAAGTATCATTTTAAATAACAGTTCATTAATTTGATGATACATGATAAACACCATTTCATCCGGTAAAACAGAGCGTTGGGTTTGTAGATCTAATAATGCATCTGTTTGAATATAATCCCAATAATTTATAGGTTTACTATATAGCAAACCTTGTAAATGCACCTCTAAATCTTGGCCTATATTATCGAATTTTTCTTTGAGTTGGTTGGTTATGTCTTTTTCCATCAAATATTAGTTATCTGCAATAATTCTAAAAGGGTATTTTAAGCCTTTAAAGGCATCCAAATCTGCTCGAAGCGAACCTACTGCTAAATCTGCCTGAATACGTAAAGGTACTTTATTTTTGTCTTTTGAAACCCAAAGGGTTAAACTTTCTTCTTCTTTAAAAACACGTCCTGCTAATACATAGGGTCTAAATTTCAGTGTTTTTACTTTTCCGAATTCTGTCTCTAAAATTTCTTCTCCTAGATACTTTATTTTAAAACCATAGTTTTCTTCGTCAAAAAACATATCTGTTTTAATTTCGTCTCCTGGTTTTAGCGTCGCAATTTCTATTTTATTTCTTAAATAGTAATACATAGAAACCATGTCTTGGACATTTGGTTTTGTATCTACTACCATTTTTTTCTTTTTCTTTTTATCGTTTATGTACGCTTTTCGATTCTCTTGGTCAAAATCTATTTCTATATCTTTTTTATGACCTCCTTCATCTATGTTTCTAATAAACCTATAAGGTAATAACGTTGTTTTATCAAAATAGCTCTCATATTTATCTTTAACTTTAAAAAACCACTTTATTGCTCCTGTTGTCCAACCTTTACCAACAACATGATACACAGGCTTACCATCTATTGTATCGTCTTTTACGGTTAACGTTGCATTTCCTGCTTTTAAGAAACCACTGTAGCTCATTTCGAAACGAAACCATTCTCCATCTTGAAAAGCGCTATCTTCCTGTGCTTTAGCCGTGTTCATAGTAACTATTGCTAGTAATATTATTAATAATCCTTTCATATTTGTATTGGTTGTAAATGTAACTTACTATCTTACTTTATATTGTTACGCTTTAATAATTACAATTACTATTCCAAAAGTAGAAAACAAAAAAACTCTAACAATGAAAATGTTAGAGTTTTTATATTACTACACGTTACATCTTTATTATAAGGTTCCTCTTTTTGCTTGTTCTCTTTCAATAGATTCAAAAAGTGCCTTAAAGTTTCCTGCTCCAAAACCTTTTGCTCCCATTCTTTGAATAATCTCAAAAAATAAGGTTGGTCTATCTTCTACTGGTTTTGTAAAAATTTGTAATAAATAGCCTTCTTCATCTGCGTCAATCATAATACCTAAACCTTTTAGTTTTTCGATATCTTCTCTTAATTCGTGGCTAAACTCTTCCAGTCTTCCTGGTACAGAACGGTAATATTCGTCTGGTGG is drawn from Lacinutrix sp. WUR7 and contains these coding sequences:
- a CDS encoding tryptophan 2,3-dioxygenase family protein gives rise to the protein MEKDITNQLKEKFDNIGQDLEVHLQGLLYSKPINYWDYIQTDALLDLQTQRSVLPDEMVFIMYHQINELLFKMILWEIDQVANKEDLDAVFFTDKLMRVSRYFDMLTSSFVIMKDGMDVEQYNKFRNTLTPASGFQSAQYRKIEFASTELINLIDNRFRDTIDRNTPYEHAFDHLYWQAAGKDYKTGKKSYLLTVFEDRYKDEFIRFTKFYNTHNLYTKFKALPQSVKDDKQLIDAMRHYDHTVNIKWVMAHYNTANHYLNIGGKTAEATGGSEWVKYMHPKYQRRIFFPELWSEQELKDWGTDV
- a CDS encoding DUF3108 domain-containing protein — protein: MKGLLIILLAIVTMNTAKAQEDSAFQDGEWFRFEMSYSGFLKAGNATLTVKDDTIDGKPVYHVVGKGWTTGAIKWFFKVKDKYESYFDKTTLLPYRFIRNIDEGGHKKDIEIDFDQENRKAYINDKKKKKKMVVDTKPNVQDMVSMYYYLRNKIEIATLKPGDEIKTDMFFDEENYGFKIKYLGEEILETEFGKVKTLKFRPYVLAGRVFKEEESLTLWVSKDKNKVPLRIQADLAVGSLRADLDAFKGLKYPFRIIADN